The Candidatus Limnocylindrales bacterium genome includes a window with the following:
- the moeB gene encoding molybdopterin-synthase adenylyltransferase MoeB — protein sequence MAKTYQQILDEARRAVPEVTADDVKRSIDSKTGAVVLDVREKDEFRDGHLAGAVSVPRGFLEMQVEGHVPDKQTPIIAYCQSGVRSLLAGRILKEMGYSNVRSMGGGFGAWKNGGFPWVQDFAFTREQVSRYSRHFLLDEVGEAGQAKLLNAKVLCLGAGGLGSPVALYLAAAGVGTLGIVDDDVVDLSNLQRQILHTTDRVGTPKVESARIAINALNPDVRVVEHRTRLDSSNILDIIADYDIIVDGCDNFPTRYLVNDACVMTNKTNVHGSIFQFEGQVTVFKPHEGPCYRCLFPEPPPPGMAPSCAEAGVLGVLPGLVGCMQALETIKLILGAGEPLIGRIAKLDTLAFDITMLRLRRDPKCPICGEHPTITGLIDYEEFCGLRPPSGGGDDRHVH from the coding sequence ATGGCGAAGACGTATCAACAGATTCTCGACGAAGCGCGACGCGCGGTGCCGGAAGTAACGGCCGACGACGTCAAGCGCTCGATCGACTCGAAAACCGGCGCCGTCGTGCTCGACGTGCGCGAGAAAGACGAGTTCCGCGACGGGCACCTTGCCGGCGCCGTCAGCGTGCCGCGCGGGTTCCTCGAGATGCAGGTCGAAGGTCACGTGCCCGACAAGCAGACGCCGATCATCGCGTACTGCCAGAGCGGCGTACGCTCGCTGCTGGCCGGCCGCATCCTGAAGGAAATGGGCTACTCGAACGTGCGCTCGATGGGCGGCGGTTTCGGCGCGTGGAAAAACGGCGGCTTCCCGTGGGTCCAGGACTTCGCGTTCACGCGCGAGCAGGTCAGCCGCTACAGCCGGCACTTCCTGCTCGACGAAGTCGGTGAAGCGGGGCAGGCGAAGCTTCTGAACGCCAAGGTGCTTTGCCTCGGCGCCGGCGGCCTCGGCTCGCCGGTTGCGCTGTATCTTGCTGCGGCCGGTGTCGGCACGCTCGGCATCGTCGACGACGACGTCGTCGATCTTTCGAACCTGCAGCGCCAGATCCTGCATACGACCGACCGCGTCGGCACGCCGAAAGTCGAGTCCGCAAGGATCGCGATCAATGCGCTCAACCCCGACGTGCGCGTCGTCGAGCACCGCACGCGCCTCGATTCGTCGAACATCCTCGACATCATCGCGGACTACGACATCATCGTCGACGGATGCGACAACTTCCCGACACGTTATCTCGTCAACGACGCGTGCGTGATGACGAACAAGACCAACGTGCACGGGAGCATCTTCCAGTTCGAAGGTCAGGTGACGGTGTTCAAACCGCACGAGGGCCCCTGCTATCGCTGCCTGTTCCCGGAGCCTCCGCCGCCGGGCATGGCGCCGAGTTGCGCGGAGGCCGGAGTGCTCGGCGTGCTGCCGGGCCTCGTCGGCTGCATGCAGGCACTCGAGACGATCAAGCTCATCCTCGGCGCCGGCGAGCCGCTGATCGGACGCATCGCCAAGCTCGACACGCTCGCGTTCGACATCACGATGCTGCGCCTGCGCCGCGATCCGAAGTGTCCGATCTGCGGCGAGCACCCGACGATAACCGGGCTGATCGACTATGAGGAGTTCTGCGGACTTCGCCCGCCGTCTGGCGGCGGCGACGACCGTCATGTTCATTGA
- a CDS encoding histidine phosphatase family protein yields the protein MFIDGGTATAILMRHGETAWNRDRRVMGDLDIPLSDDGRLQSGHAARLLESFAIDRIVSSPLVRAKETAEIVAQHLGRTIETDPRLVEVRFGEWQGKTYEEVATDPRYHGFATDPVANATPGGDTAESVQRRGLESLATLRAGECVLFVTHGDIIRTLICHFLATPLVAYRRIRTDNGGLSAIAIGAGAPEVKFLNMLADPERARSHTHWSATA from the coding sequence ATGTTCATTGATGGCGGAACCGCGACCGCAATTCTGATGCGTCACGGCGAGACCGCCTGGAACCGCGACAGGCGGGTCATGGGCGATCTCGACATTCCGCTGAGCGATGACGGGCGGCTGCAGTCCGGACACGCCGCGCGCCTGCTCGAATCGTTCGCGATCGACCGCATCGTCTCGAGCCCGCTCGTGCGCGCGAAGGAGACCGCCGAGATCGTCGCGCAGCATCTCGGCCGCACCATCGAAACCGATCCGCGCCTTGTCGAAGTGCGCTTCGGCGAGTGGCAGGGAAAGACCTACGAAGAAGTTGCGACCGACCCGCGCTACCACGGCTTCGCGACCGATCCGGTGGCCAACGCGACGCCCGGCGGCGACACCGCCGAGAGCGTGCAGCGGCGCGGGCTCGAAAGCCTCGCCACGCTGCGCGCAGGCGAGTGCGTTCTTTTCGTCACGCACGGCGACATCATCCGTACGCTCATCTGCCACTTCCTTGCGACGCCGCTCGTAGCGTACCGGCGCATCCGCACGGACAACGGCGGCCTGTCGGCGATTGCGATAGGCGCAGGCGCGCCCGAGGTGAAGTTCCTCAACATGCTCGCCGACCCGGAACGCGCACGAAGTCACACGCACTGGAGCGCGACGGCGTAG
- a CDS encoding transketolase translates to MSAEQLQGIARELRIESLRMIHAAASGHPGGSLSAAEIVACLYFRILRHQPGKPDDPSRDRFVLSKGHCVPVVYAALARAGSIPRDELRTLRHIGSRLQGHPDHVRLPYMEAATGSLGQGLSVAVGMALAERLDRQNDYRVYCLLGDGELQAGQNWEAAMSAGKFGLAKLCAIVDCNKVQLDGHVAGTLDVEPLAQKFAAFGWNVCDVDGHSVEALLDAFDSTRLEKARPTVILARTVKGKGVSFMEDTHAWHGKAPSAEELERALAELEAA, encoded by the coding sequence ATGTCAGCCGAGCAACTCCAGGGAATCGCACGAGAGCTTCGCATCGAATCGCTGCGCATGATTCACGCGGCCGCTTCCGGTCATCCCGGCGGTTCACTGTCAGCCGCGGAAATCGTCGCGTGTCTGTATTTCCGGATCCTGCGTCATCAGCCGGGGAAACCCGACGATCCGTCGCGCGATCGTTTCGTTCTCTCCAAAGGACATTGCGTGCCGGTCGTGTACGCCGCTCTGGCGCGCGCAGGCTCGATCCCTCGCGACGAGCTTCGCACGCTGCGCCACATCGGCAGCCGTCTGCAGGGCCATCCCGATCACGTGCGGCTTCCGTACATGGAAGCGGCGACCGGCTCTCTCGGACAGGGCCTGTCGGTGGCGGTCGGCATGGCGCTCGCGGAGCGGCTCGACCGCCAGAATGATTATCGCGTCTACTGCCTGCTCGGCGACGGCGAGCTGCAGGCCGGCCAGAACTGGGAAGCCGCGATGTCGGCCGGCAAGTTCGGGCTCGCCAAGCTGTGTGCGATCGTCGATTGCAACAAGGTCCAGCTCGACGGGCACGTCGCCGGTACGCTCGACGTCGAGCCGCTCGCGCAGAAGTTTGCGGCGTTCGGATGGAACGTCTGCGACGTCGACGGCCATTCGGTCGAAGCGCTGCTCGACGCGTTCGACAGCACGCGGCTCGAGAAAGCGCGGCCGACCGTGATCCTGGCGCGCACGGTCAAGGGCAAGGGCGTCTCGTTCATGGAAGACACGCACGCGTGGCACGGCAAGGCGCCGTCGGCCGAAGAGCTCGAGCGCGCGCTCGCCGAGCTCGAGGCGGCGTAG
- a CDS encoding NADH-quinone oxidoreductase subunit I: MRRPDDLNFRERMFVPEVIRGLFVTGGRFWRNLFLHIGHQLGIAKDTKAAVTLQYPEQHFDYGPSYRGSHRLTLKDDGSVRCTACFLCATACPARCIHIEAGEHPDPTVEKFPLRYEIDTLRCIYCGMCVEACPCDAIRMDTSVHPRVSGYTREEFIEDKQQLMERSRIMRDQGEGELMRQMIDSYKRAKPGEAMADEAVADA, from the coding sequence ATGAGACGCCCCGACGATCTCAATTTCCGCGAACGCATGTTCGTGCCCGAAGTGATTCGTGGCCTGTTCGTGACGGGCGGTCGCTTCTGGCGCAACCTGTTCCTTCACATCGGCCATCAGCTGGGCATCGCAAAGGATACGAAGGCGGCGGTGACGCTGCAGTACCCCGAGCAGCATTTCGATTACGGTCCGTCGTATCGCGGAAGCCACCGCCTGACGCTCAAGGACGACGGCTCGGTGCGCTGCACCGCGTGTTTTCTGTGCGCCACCGCGTGCCCGGCGCGCTGCATCCACATCGAAGCGGGCGAGCATCCGGATCCGACGGTGGAAAAGTTTCCGCTTCGCTACGAGATCGACACGCTTCGCTGCATCTACTGCGGCATGTGCGTGGAAGCCTGCCCCTGCGATGCGATCCGCATGGACACCTCGGTGCATCCGCGTGTCTCCGGCTACACGCGCGAAGAGTTCATCGAGGACAAGCAGCAGCTGATGGAACGTTCGCGCATCATGCGCGACCAGGGCGAAGGCGAGCTGATGCGGCAGATGATCGATTCGTACAAGCGCGCGAAACCCGGTGAGGCGATGGCCGACGAGGCCGTGGCCGACGCGTGA
- a CDS encoding transketolase C-terminal domain-containing protein yields MAKATRAAFGEALVRIGGTHPKVVVLDADLASSVHTRKFADAFPSRFFEIGIAEGNMVGIAAGMALGGLVPFAASFACFLTGRFEQVRMSVGYNNANVRLVGTHSGVGVGEDGYSQMGLEDIALMRSLPNMVVLQPADAIEAERATEFLADYVGGPAYLRLTRQAVADVNGPDYRYEFGKAVELRDGSDLMIVASGAVVAEALGAAEKLSKAGISAGVLNLHTIKPLDVDALHRAADRCGRLLTVEDHGIAGGVGGAVVEALSEVRDVAIRIHGVHGYGESGTAEALYAKHGLDAEGIARVARNFISSTTRSHRGVA; encoded by the coding sequence ATGGCCAAGGCGACACGCGCAGCGTTCGGCGAAGCACTCGTCCGGATCGGAGGCACCCATCCGAAGGTCGTTGTGCTCGACGCCGACCTCGCGAGCTCGGTGCACACCAGGAAGTTCGCCGATGCGTTCCCGTCGAGGTTCTTCGAGATCGGCATTGCCGAGGGCAACATGGTCGGGATCGCGGCCGGGATGGCACTCGGCGGGCTGGTCCCGTTCGCCGCAAGCTTTGCGTGCTTCCTGACGGGCCGGTTCGAGCAGGTCCGCATGTCGGTCGGGTACAACAACGCCAACGTGCGGCTGGTCGGCACGCATTCGGGCGTCGGCGTCGGCGAGGACGGCTACTCGCAGATGGGCCTCGAGGACATCGCGCTGATGCGGTCGTTGCCGAACATGGTCGTGCTCCAGCCGGCCGATGCGATCGAGGCCGAGCGTGCGACCGAGTTTCTTGCGGACTATGTGGGCGGCCCGGCCTACCTGCGGCTGACCAGGCAGGCGGTCGCGGACGTGAACGGGCCGGACTATCGGTACGAGTTCGGCAAGGCGGTTGAGCTTCGCGACGGCAGCGACCTCATGATCGTCGCCTCCGGGGCAGTCGTCGCCGAGGCCCTCGGTGCTGCGGAAAAGCTTTCCAAGGCAGGGATTTCGGCGGGGGTTCTCAACCTCCACACGATCAAGCCTCTGGACGTCGATGCCCTGCATCGGGCCGCCGACCGCTGCGGCCGGCTGCTGACGGTCGAGGACCATGGGATTGCCGGTGGGGTCGGTGGTGCGGTGGTCGAGGCGCTGTCCGAAGTGCGCGACGTCGCGATCCGCATCCACGGGGTGCACGGCTACGGCGAGTCCGGCACCGCCGAAGCGCTCTACGCCAAGCACGGCCTCGACGCCGAGGGCATCGCCCGCGTCGCCCGCAACTTCATCAGCAGCACCACCCGATCCCACCGCGGCGTCGCCTGA